The DNA region AATATTTCAGCCCTACAAATATTGAAATCTTTCCTTATCACAGGTAACTCAAATTACCATGCAGCAAACGATGAGGACTCTGGCTTTCATAGCAGAGACCTGCGTTTTTGCCTATCTGGGTTTGGCTATCTTCTCCTTTAAACACCAAGTAGAactttcttttgttatttgGGCAATTATATTATGTCTTATTGGCCGGGCTTGCAACATTTTTCCTCTCGCCTTTTTGGTCAACAAGTTCCGCGAGCATAAGATCAACAACAAGATGCAGTTCATTATGTGGTTCTCGGGCCTTCGTGGCGCCATTTCCTACGCGCTATCTCTGCACTTAAACCTCGATAGTCAGGAAAAGCGCCACGTAATCATAACGACTACGTAAGCGCGTTTCGGTTCCCAAAAATACCcattcattcaaaatttaaaattttcagattgATAATTGTGCTATTTACCACGCTAGTATTGGGCGGCTCGACGATGCCGCTGCTTAAGTATCTTAAGCCCGGTAAGAAACGCCGCACACGAGGCTCTGTGCGGAACACCACTGAGGAGGGAGGGCGTCGAAGTGGCAGCGGTCGAAAGAGGTCCAAGTCCATTTCCCTCTCGAAGACCCGCGAATGGGGCCAGGCCATTGACTCGGAACACCTGTCCGAGCTcaccgaggaggaggacgtcACCTTTACACAGGCTCGCGATCGCTTTGGGCGCTTGGATCGCAAATACTTTATTCCGTTCTTTACGCGACGCTTCAACAGTCAGGAACTGCATGAATGCAAGTCGCAGATGGCCGACCTGACTAACAAGTGGTACCAAGCCATTCGCGTAAGTCCATTGGACTCGGATGAATCGGACGAAGAAATTGGGTTGGCGGCCAGCACAAGTCAGAGCCATCTAACGCGATCGTAGGAATTCGAGGGCTGTTCGAGGAACATTGGCTGTGTTAAGACACCTTGGTGGCCAAATGGAACGAtcgtatttattaatttagttcaaatttaggattttttatttatataacgcGGTGGTGGTAATTGTTAACTTATGTATATTTGGCTTGTTCCAAAATGCTTATTTTGTTAGATCTATATGCAATGATTTATCCGTGTCATGGCAACTCCTTTATTTATTGCACAAGAAAGCTGGACTTAAAAATGGCCACAAAGCATACGTCAGTCacttatattaaaacaaattattgataCTTGAATGAATGTTATTACTGTAATTgtgattttgtaatttttgaaaccaaaataaatatttaattgtgaTACCAATGATAAGATGTGGTTTTGACCGGCTtggtaaaattacaatttaaaaaaaaatagccaaatgataagcaaataattttttttaattcactttggcataataatttataattacatATAAATTGGTAATATTAGTGCCCATTAAACTAAAATGTACTACAAAAGATGTGCATGAATGTGCGTTACGGGAACTCCTACAGATCTTCGTGCGTGGACTCCTCTGCATCACTGCTGACTGCaaccaaaatagaaaaatcgtTAGTATGCCTTAGCAACtggtttttaataaagaataCTGCTGATCAAAGCCCTCGAGTATCTTATTCATAGAATAAACCTAACGACCCGGCTAAGATTGGCTTATAACGATTTCATAATCAGTTCTTCCAACTGTTTCGTGTCTATTTCTGGCTGGTGACCGCCTTCTGCCTCCGAGTTTATCCAGTACTCGGAAACAGCAATGTACACAGCTACCGCCGCACCAACAATGCAGCCCCAGGCAATGTGGGTGGAGCTCTGGAATATGACGCAGGTGGCTACGCACATGCCAAAGTAGGTGAGCATTCGCGTGAAGCTCACGTAGTTGCTGCGTTGATCCGCAGATAGGTCTTAGTGGGGCGGAGGCGCAAGACATGTGGTGGTAAATGCGTTGTTAAGGAGCAAAATTATACATTGGCTATTTTACTTACCGTTGCACTTGCCGTTCTTCAGCGCAAAGCCAACTGCACACTTCTTGCACATGTCCGGGCCATCGCCGTCGCAGCCATCGCATGAGCGGTCGCACTCAAGGCAGCTAAAGGATCCCTCGTTGTTCACACAGAACTGCTGCGGTCGGCAGGACTTCTGCTCCAGGCACTCGTTAACGTCCACGCATCCTGCTTCCGAGTCCATGATCCAGCCATCCTTGCACTTGCGGCAGCTCTTGGAACCACCTCCCGTGCAGCCACCCTCTCCACAGGCCGCGTGGCACTGCGTGCATAGCAGCTTCTTTTCATCCCGGAAGGACTCGTAGTGGATCAGGCCACATTCGTTGCAGTTTTCTCCCGCATAACCAGGATCACATTTGCACTTGCCGTTGCCCTTGCGTGTTCCAGCACCCTTGCATTTGCCTGCAAATGTGAGATCAAATGATTATCTGTTGAACTGATTGATTTCATTGGAGAAATAGCCAGGCGATAGTCCAAGTCTCTATCGACAAAGCTGACCAacatattttacttaaaatatgcTGACAACTGCTGATACAAACTGCAAAAAAACAGTCCTTGCCACTGGTCTGAAGCTGATTGGAATTTCCCTTGATTATGAAAGCGTACCGTTTCCGCTGCAGTCGGTGCAGGGCTGGCAGTCGCCTAAGATTATTGATTATGCGGTGGAGTCGGAAGATAAGATACCGCCTCGTCCTTCGGTTTTATTTCGATGCCCTCTCATGGAGCTGGACTCCAACATCCCGCGCATATTCGAATTTCCAGTTATAAAAACTAAGGTTCAAATATTAGAAACAATAATACTCAATGGGTTTGATGGAAACTTTCTTCCCCAGAAAAAGACTAAAAAGGAGATTGCAATGCCATTGTCAGTTGATAATGAAGCTAACCAACTGCCAGTCAATGGCAAAGCGTCTACATCAAAAATCATAAAAGAAGTGAAGATAAAGACAAACCACAAATCCGCAACCCTTCACGTTGCAGCTGAAACAACTCTGCCAAAAGATACAACTCTTCCTGAAGATATAACTGAGGTCGACAACTGATGCTGAAGCAACTATTCCTGACGATTCGACTGTAGCTGAGGAATTTCATTCGGTTGATAAAAAGGATACAACTAAAACAGACGCAACTAACGCCGAATTAATGCTAAGGTGAAATCAGAGGACAATAGGTCTAAATATGTCCGAAAATTCGTAAATAATTGTATCACCTGTAAATTGCCAAAACCACACTCAGATGAGTCATTGAATATTTCAGTAAACAAACATCGGCAACTGAATCGCGTTACCACTTCTACGAGTTTGAACGTGTTTAACGCTATAAAACACGTAATAAACCTATATTTCAGTAAACAAACATGGCAACTAAATTACGTTATAAGACTTTTAACTTAACAAAATAGATTTGAAACTTCACCAGATTTGAAACTAAATTAGTTGCAAAACTTAGCAATTCATTGGCGGTGCAAACGCAAAGGGTTTGATACTTGGATAAGTTGTGAG from Drosophila gunungcola strain Sukarami chromosome 2L unlocalized genomic scaffold, Dgunungcola_SK_2 000110F, whole genome shotgun sequence includes:
- the LOC128253616 gene encoding cysteine-rich with EGF-like domain protein 2 isoform X1; amino-acid sequence: MLFKECWPATLAFLVAASASFSAEKPVPPPCRACSQLVGSFKEGLERTKRGHGGGDTAWEEEKLRSYKNSEVRLVEIQEKLCSDTGVVNKDHCHNLANEHEALLEDWFTHKQTESPDLQSWLCVDQLAVCCPANTFGPHCQLCSDCSGNGKCKGAGTRKGNGKCKCDPGYAGENCNECGLIHYESFRDEKKLLCTQCHAACGEGGCTGGGSKSCRKCKDGWIMDSEAGCVDVNECLEQKSCRPQQFCVNNEGSFSCLECDRSCDGCDGDGPDMCKKCAVGFALKNGKCNDLSADQRSNYVSFTRMLTYFGMCVATCVIFQSSTHIAWGCIVGAAVAVYIAVSEYWINSEAEGGHQPEIDTKQLEELIMKSL
- the LOC128253616 gene encoding cysteine-rich with EGF-like domain protein 2 isoform X2 gives rise to the protein MLFKECWPATLAFLVAASASFSAEKPVPPPCRACSQLVGSFKEGLERTKRGHGGGDTAWEEEKLRSYKNSEVRLVEIQEKLCSDTGVVNKDHCHNLANEHEALLEDWFTHKQTESPDLQSWLCVDQLAVCCPANTFGPHCQLCSDCSGNGKCKGAGTRKGNGKCKCDPGYAGENCNECGLIHYESFRDEKKLLCTQCHAACGEGGCTGGGSKSCRKCKDGWIMDSEAGCVDVNECLEQKSCRPQQFCVNNEGSFSCLECDRSCDGCDGDGPDMCKKCAVGFALKNGKCNVSSDAEESTHEDL